Proteins co-encoded in one Carcharodon carcharias isolate sCarCar2 chromosome 7, sCarCar2.pri, whole genome shotgun sequence genomic window:
- the wu:fb55g09 gene encoding uncharacterized protein wu:fb55g09, whose product MSHSNGGVVLWEASKERSDCSKNRPDSKRVSHRWHRRGRAECRRTGRVFGRGHQRQSTVPQGVRLRPVNVHGNRAPGMRAPRNTNQFLMHEKYQLMHMRSDSTGSDSGSEIELDMDIDSYLGVLENSRGALDCTMSPLCDDNLLRFRFFEQIDHDESLQYFPSEDDVVKSERFMRRDFAAFCSTFDVD is encoded by the coding sequence ATGTCACACAGTAACGGAGGCGTTGTCCTTTGGGAAGCCAGTAAGGAGAGATCCGATTGTTCGAAGAATAGACCTGATTCGAAGCGAGTCAGTCATCGCTGGCACAGGCGTGGAAGGGCAGAATGTCGCAGAACAGGCAGGGTTTTTGGCCGTGGCCATCAACGCCAGTCGACTGTACCCCAAGGGGTGAGATTGCGCCCAGTTAATGTCCACGGCAATCGGGCACCAGGCATGAGGGCACCCAGAAATACCAACCAGTTCCTGATGCACGAGAAATACCAACTGATGCATATGAGGTCCGACTCGACCGGGAGTGACAGTGGCTCAGAGATCGAGCTAGACATGGACATTGACTCGTATCTGGGTGTGTTAGAGAACTCCCGAGGCGCTCTGGACTGCACCATGTCTCCCTTGTGTGATGATAACCTGTTGCGCTTTAGATTCTTTGAGCAAATAGATCACGATGAGAGTTTGCAGTATTTTCCATCAGAGGACGATGTGGTGAAAAGCGAACGTTTTATGCGACGGGACTTTGCTGCATTCTGCAGTACGTTTGATGTAGATTAA